One Hordeum vulgare subsp. vulgare chromosome 4H, MorexV3_pseudomolecules_assembly, whole genome shotgun sequence DNA window includes the following coding sequences:
- the LOC123449617 gene encoding protein TIFY 11b-like, which yields MAAMESKSRRFALACGVLSQYVKAEQKMSSAAAPRAPPPATTLSLMPGADVEHAAAAAAAEEAGPATATATPLTIFYGGRVVVFEDFPADKAAEVMRMAATAGVERAAVAPAPATAPALADLPIMRKASLQRFFEKRKDRLGARAPYARPAPANKDSEEKSASASASSSSSWLGLASADGAFAL from the coding sequence ATGGCAGCGATGGAGAGCAAGAGCAGGAGGTTCGCGCTGGCGTGCGGCGTGCTCAGCCAGTACGTCAAGGCGGAGCAGAAGATgtcgtccgccgccgccccgcgcgcCCCGCCGCCCGCCACCACGCTCAGCCTCATGCCCGGCGCCGACGTCGAACACGCGGCGGCGGCCGCCGCCGCTGAGGAGGCCGGTCCCGCCACGGCCACGGCGACCCCGCTGACCATCTTCTACGGCGGCAGGGTGGTCGTCTTCGAGGACTTCCCGGCTGACAAGGCGGCCGAGGTCATGCGCATGGCCGCCACCGCCGGCGTCGAGCGCGCGGCGGTCGCCCCCGCCCCGGCCACGGCGCCGGCGCTCGCGGACCTGCCCATCATGCGCAAGGCGTCGCTGCAGAGGTTCTTCGAGAAGCGCAAGGACCGCCTCGGCGCGCGCGCGCCCTACGCCCGCCCCGCGCCGGCcaacaaggactcggaggagaagtcggcgtcggcgtcggcgtcgtcgtcgtcctcgtggcTCGGGCTGGCCAGCGCCGACGGCGCCTTCGCCCTCTGA